GGCCATTGTCagaatggtggagagagagagagaaaaaaaaaattcaatgttGAGGTGTGGATAGACAATATAGGGCTATTTCTTCTTAAAGTACACCCATTTACATCCTCATTTATTATATACCTGTTTTATGTTTGATGTGACCTATTTTGTCTTGGACCAACAtgacctctccctttctttgtttcatcaaGCAaggtgaaacttttttttttcagcttcccaCTTTGATTGCACAAGAACTGGATGACTAGAAATAACAGTAAACCTGCCTAGTGAAGGACTGTGCCCCCTTAATGGCTGGGATAAGAACCCTTTATAGAAGTGTGTCCTTCCCAACAGTGTTTGCcatagtgaaagaaaagagcTCACTGATAACCTCATATCAGTGTCTTCCTTAGTCTATTGCTAATCTTGTGTAATGTTGAATATGTATCAGGCCCCACCAATGGCTCCCTTTTATGTACTGGTATGTTACgtcctcctcccatcctgccTCCAACAGGATGGGGATATGGGGGTGGAGGAGTCACATCTTGAcacttgattatttattttgtgaagAGAGAATGGATGCAGAGTACAGTGTGTGCTTGCCTCAAAGTGTGTTGCTGGTTTCTAACCCCCAACTCTAGGACCCTTGATTTATTCAGCCCAGGCTGAGAGGCGCCCACCAATCATCCACAAATACGTCTGTCATGCAGTGTAGGAGAATTGGTGAAAGGTGGTGACCAGGAGAGGGGGAACGATCCCACTTTGAAATGAACCAGCAATGTGCCGTGCATGTGATATATATGGATTGGAGTTGGATAGATTTTTTGGGAAAACTAGTGAGGATTGACCCCGAGAGAAATACCATGAACTTCACCATACACATTCATCATATTCCATTGCATCTTTCAGTTAATccattgttttcctattttgAAAGTTATATCCAGTCTTCAGTTTGAAGATAggtttctctccacctccatgGATTAGATGAacatgcctttctttctttttcagggGCTCACATTTTACCTGAAGAGCACCATTTTTTATCAGGGTGGGTTACCAACAAGCAACAACGGACGGGCAGAGGAGCCAGGGGGGTGCTTCTCGCTCCGTGGGAGGAAGGTAAACCTGGATTTtgaagtttgtttttttatttaaagatACACTTGACATAAGTTGTGATAGATATGTTAGTGTATTGATAGGGTCATTTGCTTGACTACATTATAATAGCAGTTATAGAGACATTAAGGTTATCACTTGCATTGTGAAGTTATTTAGCTTATGTAAAAGGTTTTTGTACATGTGTGTGCATTGTTATATACAGGGACGACTTGCGTTCCCTATCCAGCAGCAAAAGGCGATGGATCCCTCCTTCTAGCTTGAGACGAGATGCACTTACCCCAGACAACAAATATGACCTCACTTTCCGAAAGGTAAGACCTTCATGAATTCACTTTCTAGTTGAGGCAAATTCATATTATTTGTATCCCAAGTAAGAAGTAAGAGATTTGTATGAAGAACTTTTAAGGAATCTTTTAATCAGCTATTGTATAATCATGAGTTCTGAAATTTTCAGTGAATAAAAAGTGATTTCATGACAGGCCTtggattattttctttcccatatATTAGATAACCACTggtaagcgtgtgtgtgtgtgtgtgtgttgctgtgtacTGCATAGTTACCATTGTGTATATTTTGCAGGTTCGAGGAGTTCTCAACAAACTCACTCCTGAGAAGTTCAATAAGCTAAGCAATGACATCCTAAATATAGGCCTTGATTCCACCACAGTTCTCAAAGGTGTCATTTTGTTGGTAAGTTTCAGAAATTGGTGATAATTCTAGATACAGAACCACATTGTTCTTGGAAAAATTTGGAAATTAGTACAAAAGCAACAATCTTTAATTTTTCAATCTTCATATTATCTCCTCCAAATCATTAAAATTACCTGAATATTTTCAAATGTTGTACATTTTATAACTGATTAGGTACTTAATGATTAATTTAGCTAAGATATATTTTGATACatgtgtatgtttttatttctatcagATCTTTGAGAAGGCCCTTGATGAACCGAAATATTGTTCTATGTATGCACAGCTGTGCAAACGGCTGTCAGAAGAGGCTCCAAACTTTGATCCACCCGACGGACCTTGTACTTATAACCGCTTACTGTTGAGCAAGTGTCAGGTTAGTGTTTTAACAATGAATATAATGGTGAAGTGTGAGGTAATGGAATGCCAGAGTTTTGGCAAGATTAAACTGCTATTTTATCAAATGAggttttaatcttccttttgtCTGGTTTCATTTTACATTGGTAAATTAAATTTTCTGGTGGATTTACAGAGGAATTTAGGACTTAGAAATGGAATTTGGAAGTTTAGGGTTGATGAACAAAtgtgtatatattatttatcaatcttccctcacctcccatgattttttttttatgtataataGGATGAGTTTGAGCGCCGACGCCGTGCCTCTGAGGCATGGGATGGGGCAGATGGGGCAACTCTTACACCTGAACAATATGAAGAACGAGCAGCAGCAAAGCGCAAAATGGTCGGCAACCTTCGTTTCATTGGTGAACTGGGCAAGTTGGAGATCATTCATGAGTCCATTCTTCATCGTTGCATCCAACAGGTAATCTGATTCCTTGTCTTCCATTTGCTTACAGACAGTAGAAACCTTGGAGTGAGATTCAAGCTTTTTTAACTTTATTCTGTTTGCTAAGAAAGGGACATGGAGTGAGtcagtcttttttgttttattctgtaTGCTAAGAAAAGGATCTTGGCAGTTGAGCCTCTGCTGCTTTGGATCCAAACTTTTCCTGCTCACTCGAATTATTCACAGTTAACTTTGCTTTTACATGTGTACccctttaccctctctctccaccgtcTGAGTAATCTTTAAGTATTAGAACCTTCAGTTTTATTCACATGCACATTCTTTACAaacttctttcttcatcctctcagCATGGCCAGATGATCtcagttttatattttcattattatttttatttattattgtttatttagtatttttcatttattatttttaagaatATGCTTTACTAACTGCCATTTTCCATTTAAAGTGGCTTCCCAAAATGCCATTGCTACAAGATGCAATAGAATTAAATTTCAGTAAAGTAACAAGATGCAATAGAATTAAATTTCTGAATAGTTCGCATTTTACAATCAATACATTAATATTAGGGTACAAAATGTAGCGCAATGCAACTTAATATTGTATATTTGCAGCTGTTGGAGAAACGTAGGCGTAGACCAGTGGTTGACTTGGCTGAGGATTTGGAGTGTCTGTGCCAGATAATGAAGACATGTGGGAAGGTGCTGGACAAGCCCAAGGCTAAGGTAATATAAGCAAGATAATATTTGAAAATAACTTTCTCATTTTCTAAGACATCATTGTTCTAAGCCTTTCTTTTTTAAAGAGCAAGCTGTCTGGTGTTTGACATACTTTTGTCGTAGTATGGAACCCAAATAATTGTTCTACACAGTGTTATGGGTTGATGATGCACAATGTATCCAACTTAATGCCAATAAAGCAACACTTAAATAATACTTTGAATACACTATAGATAATACCtgtttgaatctctctctctctctctctctctctctctctctctctctctctctctctctctctctctctctctctctctctctctctctctctctctctctctctctctctccaaaagtTTTGAGAAAAGAATAGTgatttatgtttctctctccagCCCTTAATGGACCAGTACTTTGAACGCATGTACCAGCTGAGCAGCAGTGTGGAACTCCTAGCAAGGATCCGCTTCATGCTGCAGGATGTGCTGGATTTGCGTGCTGCTAACTGGGTGCCACGCAAGGTAGCCCAGGTGGATGGTCCTCGTACCATTCGTcaggtatgtaagaagctagTTTAGTGCTGCTTGAATGATTGCTAATTTTgtaatatttatttcatttttttttcaaaagtgtTTCATAGTGTACTTGCCCTTGCTGAGGTACAGTGATAGTAAAGAAACTTAAGggtatattattttttgtgttataAGTCTTGCACCTCTTGGTTTTGAGCCTAGCAAGCTTCTAATAACATATAGTGTATTATCTACATGGTAACCCTTAAACTTAGATAAAGTTGTTAAATACTTGCTATTTAATTTGCAGGTGCGGGAGGAAGCAGCGCACGACCTTGGTGTTTACATCCCACCACCCTCATCACATGGACCTCCGCGGTCCTCTGGTCCCATGTCTCCTTTAGCTGGTGTCTCATCCTTTTTCCCACCGGTAAGGGTTTGGGGGGGTGATTGAAAAAGATGGGTAGACCAAGAAAGACTTTGGTTGAGGTACCTGAAGAAGGCAAAAAGAACTTGATAAGCTAAATTTACATAGCTGTTTGGTTTGGCATTTGTCAAGAATGGTCCTTCACTCACCATGTGATGGTATTACTTGCTCAGTCCTTTTACTGCTCCACTACCTTAATCATAACTTGATCTCAACATTTGAGGATTAGTCATCTTATTTATATGAAAAGTGAAATTGTCTTAAATCTGAGGTAAAGCATCCAAATTGATGTATTAAATTTGGTTCCAGCCGGGAGGGAATCGCACAGGCATGGAGGATGTGTTTATGGGAGCAGTGACACTAGGAACAGGTCCAGGAGTCATTTCTTCACAGCCTGACAAGTATGGATATGACTCGAATGGATATGGCTCAAatgtgagtggaggaggtggatacAGGCCACGACAGCAACAAGGAGTAagtattgattctctctctctctctctctctctctctttctctctcttgaattcAAGTTAAAACTGATGTTACAGTTATGCATTAATGAAAATTTATCCAAGTAGTTGCCAACTGACTGGGGTTTCATATCCCAAGCTTCTCGAGTTttgaggaaatttttttttatccctttggACATTCATTAGTTAGACGTTTTGTCAACAAAGCTGGGCACTGCAAAGACAAATATATAAGCTCTTAGACATCACTTTCCACAACCACTAAGTTGCAATCTTCATGATCTTTGTTGTGCTAAAGAAACCTTTGAGGAAGGTACATTCATTAAGAGAATTGAAATAGTCTTGTAGTTCATCTGTTGCTATTATATAATGTTTATTCAGATCTGACTTAGCACATCATTTTACACTGGAAATTCTGTGGCATTAAATtgtgtatacatgtgtgtgtattctcCATATTCTTCATACAAAATCATTTTTGTGTACTTGTAAAATTTCTATTTTATGAAAGTGGCCAGCTCTGGTTGACAATCTCATGAAAATCCCTAAGCTCTATGCAAATTATATTTCCACCACTttgctaagtttttttttttgacatcaCATGATTGATTCCTTAATTTATAGTACTTTCCTCAGAATAAACACTTCAACAACCAGAACTTCAGTAGACAGCAACAGAACAATCAGTATAACCAGCAACAGAATTATAACAACAGtaagttttgagtgttttgatagTATTTGCATAATATATACAGGTATATGCATGTGCTGTATGAACAAACTCATATACACAGATATATTTACATTCACACATTCATTGTACATTTTTTAtctgattaatttattttcctgttttcctcagTAGCTACAAAAGATCTGCCTCCTCGATTCAAGAAGATTTTAAGTGTGTCCAATACCAGCGGTTCAGGCAGTTCCGATGGGGAGGTGTCCCTTCGTCCTGCCCCCTCCAGCATGATGCTCAAACCCAAGACACCTGGGATACTTCCCCAGAGTGCCTTGGGGACTCAGCAAAGTAATGACCACCATCACTCAAACTTGCCACTGGCTCCTCAAGCCCAGGCACCAAACCAGAAGCCCAACCCACCCCACCTCCACAAAGATCCACCTATACTCATCAAGCAAGCATCAACTGATAAAGCAcgtgacaagaagaaagatagggttagtacaactattattatttctgtaatAGCATATATTTTATGCAGTGTGTTCTGAACACTTTCCTGGATTCAGGCATAATTTAAGGAAATTTGTTCTAGTGGCATTTGCCATGTAGGAAAATACAAAGAGGGAAATCTGACTTTCGCTCCTTCATGAAGCTTAGCCTCTACTCTGCTGCAGAATTTTACAGTATCTTTCATCGAGACAAATGTTATCACAAACCAGCCCTTCCCTGTCTATCACAAAGTCTATAATGAAATAGGTTTGGCCTACTCTGCTGCCACACAGTACCATGCCCACTCCACTAATaccttcattttattatttatcgccTGTCAACTATGCATGTCTTCCTTTGCTCTACTCATGAGTTTTGATGTTTTGTTGTTTCACCAAAGATGCAGCCACATGGATGGCAGTAGGAAAATTTTGGGGGCAAAAAATTTAAAGCctgtctccccccccccccctctctctctctctctctctctctctctctctctctctctctctctctctctctctctctctctctctctctctctctctctctctctctctctctctctctctctctctctctctctctctcttgtagttgtAACATATTTCATTCCTTCAACAGGGCCCAAGCCGTGAAGAGTGGCTTCGTCGAGTGAAGAATGTCTATGAAGAGTTTCTGAAGGAACAAAATTTGGATGAAGCTGTAGAAAATTATAGATGTTTGAAGGTGCCTGAACGCTTCACTGCTGAAACTGTCCATGCCACTATCAATTATTTATTGACTTTGGAGGGTAAGTACACATAGTGTCATTCGTTTTTGTTAGTACAAAAATAGTCTATTAAAATAAGTACAGGATATTAAGTTGATCtgttttaaatttttcttttgtccaAAACCTGGCCATTAGCCATTAGGCTGGCATAAATGTAAATGAACTGTTTTACATCACTTTATTGATTAATGATTGGACTTCATTTGGATTCAAGGTTTTCTTGTAATTTAAATTATTCCACTTATTGCAGAGAGCAACCGAGAACTTGGGGCTCAGTTGATTGAGAGGCTCCGTTCAGAGGGCCTCATTAATGTGGATCGTCTTTTTGATGGTGTGAAACTGGTTAGTGAAATCTTATCTGTTTGGGGTTTTTGCTATACTGTTGTTGGTTTAAAGTGCATTGGATTTCAAGTTGCTAGTGAGTGAATTCCATCTGTCTGTTGCAGGTTTTTGCTGCATAATAGTTAAAGTGCATCAGATTTTGATTACTGTTATTAACAAGCTACTTTTGCAGGTTCTTGGTAGGCTCGATGACCTGGTGACAGATGTTCCTCGGGTCAAATCCCACATGGCTGGAATCTTGGGTTACTTGGTTGGGTCAGGCACTCTAGCCTTGGCTGATGTAGCAGAACCACTGGAAGGGGGACAacatttccctctcttcttgctCACTCTTCAGACCCTGCACAAACTTCATGGAAAGATGAAATTGACTCAGATCTTTAATGATAGCAAGGTAAAGTTATGTAAGATTACTACATGAGTTTGTTTCAGGTCAGTGCTCTGgcacaagtctctctctctctctctctctctctctctctctctctctctctctctctctctctctctctctctctctctctctctctctctctctctctctctctctctctctctctctctctctctgtacagccCTTCTGTTTGCATTCATAGTATTCTTGACAGGATGTTGAGTTGAAAATGTGAATATTTTCATCTGTTAATAGAACCTGTACATTTTTATACAATTATGATATTCTCACAAAGGAGATAATTAGGGAATTCTGTTTGATAGGCTACCTAATAGAATGATTGGCATTATGTAGTAATTTTTCTTTGCAGCTAGAcatttaaaaagaatagatatccATGATAATTTgtaatttatttgattatttattgtaatttatttgtttatttttatttatttatttattattattattattattattattattattattatttatatttatttatttattcatttattttattttattttattttattttattttatttatttatttatttattttttatccataGGTGAATCTTCTCAATCTTCTGCCGGAATCGGATCGGACAAAGGAAAAGCTGGCAGATCTTCTGGAGGACCGTGActtgtccttccttttcccactTTTGAGGATCCAGTCTGATTTGTGGCGAGCCCTTGTTTCAGACCCAACACCCCACACACTCTACAAGTACATCAAGGACACACTGGATGTGGAACACCATACTGCTCCAGGGTTTATTAATGCTTTGATGACAGTATTGGTGAAATACATAACACAGGTATGCTTGATAACAAGATGAGTAGAGGAGAGTACCTTCcagtaaagaatgaaagaaccaGAGGAcatttatatgaaataagaagtCAGgtatatctatttgtctgtcagaTGCCTCACTCCATTTAGGGGCATCCTGGAAGGAGGTGGCCACACCCAAAGGATCTTCACCTTATCCAAATATTCCTTTCTTGTTTGCTTCACTAAGTTCTAGGGTAGATTGTTGAACATTACAAAGACATTGACAAAATTTATGAATGGTTTATACAAATAGGAAACTAAATTATGAATAATTATGGAGACTATAGTTCATGGTTAGTTCAGATAGTGACCAATAtggtaaagggaggaggggcTCCCTTCTGCCAGATTGCAGTGTCTCAACCTCAACTTGTCTATTTTGTTGGGGCAGCATGCTTGGCATTATAAAGGACCCACTTCTAGATAATTTAGTCAATATAGGACATGTGAAATGCTATTGATGCCAAAACATGAAAGATAAGTGGAATATATTAGGAAACATTGAGTTATTGAAAATAGCCCATTTCATTGCCCCTTAAAGGTTTAGTAGAGAATGCATGGCAATTTCTAGTTCAGAGTTCTGTTATTTTGTGTGAAGTGGATTCAGAATTACATAGCCTTTCTTTTCCAGGAAACCACTTTGGCCTCTGGATGTGATCCAACTGTGATTCCAGAGAAACTTGttacagaacaagaacaagaactttTGGCAAAGTTCAAACCTGTTCTTCAGGCTTTCCTGCATGATCATCTGCAGCTTCAGGTTACAGCTGTATATGCTCTACAAGTGTTCACATACACTCACAACTTCCCCAAAGGCAAGTCTTGAAAACTGATTAGGAACATTTTTTAGACTGACACTTTAGTGTGATTTTAAGTGATTATTTTTGTAAGATCATAAAAGTTTTAAATAGTAAAGATTTACTTtacattatatataatatatatatatatatatatatatatatatatatatatatatatatatatatatatatatatatatatatataatatatatatatatatatatatatacacacatctttatttatttattgcacacatttgtgtgtttatctgtggAACAGTAGTACTTGTGCACAAGATGATTAGATTGGAAGGATGGAGTATTTTTAGGAATGGGGCATCTATGTGAGTCACTAATGTTATACAATGGCTGCATTTTTCCATCagtaattaaatttttattgcctttatttttttatttatctttatttatttttgcaggGATGTTATTGAGATGGTTTGTGAATCTGTATGATTTAGAGATCATAGAAGAAGACGCATTCTTGACTTGGAAGGAAGACCTGAGCCAGGACTATCCCGGCAAAGGAAAGGCACTCTTCCAGGTAAAAGCACTTAAACATGGCATGTTACACATGTACTGTATGCAATAGCACTTCCAAGTTGATACCAGTCCTAGTATTTTAACAGTTcaagaacaagaaacacaaaTTTCAAGCATCTTTTTGTTTTGCATTGCCCCAACTGTAGGACCACTTCATCTCATTTGTATGAGCCCTCTTGGAGACATGCGTCTTGTCTGTCTGCTCATAAGTATATTGTACTGTTTACTGTGAGTTATCATGACACTCATAACAGCATCAGATAGACGTTCAGGGTAGACAATGAAGTTTTTAAAATAATGAATGGGATTGGAGGTGATAATTGTTTACATATGCTTAGGTACTGTTTGTGTGATGGTTAATACAAAGGTCATCTCATCAGTCTGTTGTGGATGGTAATTGGTGGCCCCATTATAGAGGGGTCAAACTAAAGCATCCTCAGTTTGAGCCATTTGATGTGACTAGTGATACCACTGTATGGTTGATGTTgggttattttgttattaaccATTTTTTGGTGGAACATCTGTTTAAACATCTAGAAAGGGAGGACAGTTTTTATTGCAACTTGCAATAAAtcaccttcattattattagagcttttttaagagaatattatTTTGTTACCAGCCAAAAGTATCTCTGAAAGACTCCACACCTGAGTTTGAGCCCAAGCACCTGTCTGGCTAACAGTGTGTACGTTTTCTGTCATGTGAATGTAGTTTCTAACAGGGAGTGATCAAAAGAAGTAATGAATTATGTGATGGTTGCAGATGCTATGTACATGAATTTAGATTTGAATTATAAAAGTAGAGGTCTGTGTCTATATCAAGCTGATATTCCTTTTAAAGGTAGACAACTATTATGAGATATTTGCATGCATATGAAACTGTCACACATCTATCATGAGACCTCTAGTGGAAACAGCCTGATATCAGCTGGTTTAATCCTGTTGCATCATAATCAAATTGAATGTACTGGACTCTGGAGAATCTCCTGTCTTGGCCTTTCTTCATGCATTCACAGTTGCTCTCCATTTGTCTCATTTGTGCAATCAACAATTACTCCTCCTTACTTCACATGCTCTATTCACACTTCCCATGCTTTCTTTTCTTGAATACTTGTCTTCTTATAGCTTGGTATTAAACTTGAGCACAAGTTGTATTTTGAATGACATCTGAAAAATCCTAAAAGatcaaccttctctctctctctctctctctctctctctctctctctctctctctctctctctctctctctctctctctctctctctctctctctctcgtctctctctctctctctctctctctctctctctctctctctctctctctctctctcatagtaagGTGTCCTATAGGTAATGTTACAAATGTCTTGCATAGTTTTagcaacaaacaaaaatgtTTACGAATTTTTTATATAGAGTAGCACCACAATGAACAATCCTTGAAGAGTGCAAatagaagtttcttagacagtCAAACTTTTGCATCATGACTTAATTTTCTTCAATCCGCAGGTTAATCAGTGGCTTACTTGGCTGCAAGAGACtgaagaggatgatgaggaagaggaggatgctcAATGATAAATGCCAAGGAGAAGTATTCATGACAGACGAACTAAGTTTTGGTGAATGTAAATGATTGTGCAgccaagggaggaaaggacttACGTCTGTTGCGCCACGATAAGAGTTACACCAGCAAAAGAAATGAACTTAATGATTCTAAGTCCTTGCTCTAAGGAGACTGTCCTGTTTCTAAAGCTTCTTGGGTATTTAGTCTTGTATTCTATACTGTTGCTGTTATATGCATGCCTTTTGAGGCAGAGACAGCCAGAACTCCTGGGAACAAGGCTATAAGCAGTGCTGTGGTAAGAGGTTACTATCGATTAGGTCACATGAAGATGGAATTGAAGCAAAAACTGTGGAAAACACTGAGCTTAAGCCTCTGAAGGCTGATCTTAGAGAGTCTTGGCTAACACCAAAGTGTTCTGAATACATGTCATATCTATCGATGAAAGTAATTCAGAAAAGacttcaacaaaaaaaaaaaaaaagaggaaaatgccAAAAAACTGAAATGATGCCTTAGTGTTGTATGAGTTTGCTACAT
This window of the Scylla paramamosain isolate STU-SP2022 chromosome 1, ASM3559412v1, whole genome shotgun sequence genome carries:
- the LOC135114779 gene encoding eukaryotic translation initiation factor 4 gamma 2-like isoform X2, with product MYAQLCKRLSEEAPNFDPPDGPCTYNRLLLSKCQDEFERRRRASEAWDGADGATLTPEQYEERAAAKRKMVGNLRFIGELGKLEIIHESILHRCIQQLLEKRRRRPVVDLAEDLECLCQIMKTCGKVLDKPKAKPLMDQYFERMYQLSSSVELLARIRFMLQDVLDLRAANWVPRKVAQVDGPRTIRQVREEAAHDLGVYIPPPSSHGPPRSSGPMSPLAGVSSFFPPPGGNRTGMEDVFMGAVTLGTGPGVISSQPDKYGYDSNGYGSNVSGGGGYRPRQQQGNKHFNNQNFSRQQQNNQYNQQQNYNNIATKDLPPRFKKILSVSNTSGSGSSDGEVSLRPAPSSMMLKPKTPGILPQSALGTQQSNDHHHSNLPLAPQAQAPNQKPNPPHLHKDPPILIKQASTDKARDKKKDRGPSREEWLRRVKNVYEEFLKEQNLDEAVENYRCLKVPERFTAETVHATINYLLTLEESNRELGAQLIERLRSEGLINVDRLFDGVKLVLGRLDDLVTDVPRVKSHMAGILGYLVGSGTLALADVAEPLEGGQHFPLFLLTLQTLHKLHGKMKLTQIFNDSKVNLLNLLPESDRTKEKLADLLEDRDLSFLFPLLRIQSDLWRALVSDPTPHTLYKYIKDTLDVEHHTAPGFINALMTVLVKYITQETTLASGCDPTVIPEKLVTEQEQELLAKFKPVLQAFLHDHLQLQVTAVYALQVFTYTHNFPKGMLLRWFVNLYDLEIIEEDAFLTWKEDLSQDYPGKGKALFQVNQWLTWLQETEEDDEEEEDAQ
- the LOC135114779 gene encoding eukaryotic translation initiation factor 4 gamma 2-like isoform X1, which encodes MYAQLCKRLSEEAPNFDPPDGPCTYNRLLLSKCQDEFERRRRASEAWDGADGATLTPEQYEERAAAKRKMVGNLRFIGELGKLEIIHESILHRCIQQLLEKRRRRPVVDLAEDLECLCQIMKTCGKVLDKPKAKPLMDQYFERMYQLSSSVELLARIRFMLQDVLDLRAANWVPRKVAQVDGPRTIRQVREEAAHDLGVYIPPPSSHGPPRSSGPMSPLAGVSSFFPPPGGNRTGMEDVFMGAVTLGTGPGVISSQPDKYGYDSNGYGSNVSGGGGYRPRQQQGYFPQNKHFNNQNFSRQQQNNQYNQQQNYNNIATKDLPPRFKKILSVSNTSGSGSSDGEVSLRPAPSSMMLKPKTPGILPQSALGTQQSNDHHHSNLPLAPQAQAPNQKPNPPHLHKDPPILIKQASTDKARDKKKDRGPSREEWLRRVKNVYEEFLKEQNLDEAVENYRCLKVPERFTAETVHATINYLLTLEESNRELGAQLIERLRSEGLINVDRLFDGVKLVLGRLDDLVTDVPRVKSHMAGILGYLVGSGTLALADVAEPLEGGQHFPLFLLTLQTLHKLHGKMKLTQIFNDSKVNLLNLLPESDRTKEKLADLLEDRDLSFLFPLLRIQSDLWRALVSDPTPHTLYKYIKDTLDVEHHTAPGFINALMTVLVKYITQETTLASGCDPTVIPEKLVTEQEQELLAKFKPVLQAFLHDHLQLQVTAVYALQVFTYTHNFPKGMLLRWFVNLYDLEIIEEDAFLTWKEDLSQDYPGKGKALFQVNQWLTWLQETEEDDEEEEDAQ